From Algoriphagus sp. NG3, the proteins below share one genomic window:
- a CDS encoding serine hydrolase, translated as MKQSILIIYLLAALCSCSSEPTAPFEDDLKDFPVLKQVLDNVDNYQVQIIYTQIDRNEHGNALMTDFSVNVDDTRYFYPASTVKLPIALLALEWLEEQNMENLTAETTMLVDSIRPAQRAALADLSAKDSLPSIAHYIKKILLVSDNDAYNRLYELLGQDYINEKLQEKGLNHTIINHRLSFAVSPEENRIANPIRFVDSAGTVMLELPERTTTQHYTNSNNPTIGESFYVGDSLVMKPMNFTEKNKMALSDLHGVVQRIVFPMSFVESERFSINEEHRNFILKYMGMLPAESDYPNYPKEEYWDTYSKFYLDGNDKGDIPDNIRIFNKTGQAYGHLLDASYYVDFEKGIEFFVSAVIYVNENNTLNDDHYEYEEIGFPFFAELGKYLYQRETKRKKTVPADLRGFTFDY; from the coding sequence ATGAAACAATCTATTTTAATCATTTATCTTCTTGCAGCGTTATGCTCGTGCTCCTCAGAGCCCACAGCGCCTTTCGAAGATGATCTGAAAGATTTCCCTGTATTAAAACAGGTATTGGACAATGTGGATAACTATCAGGTTCAGATAATTTACACCCAGATAGACCGCAATGAACACGGAAATGCGCTAATGACAGATTTCAGTGTAAATGTAGATGACACCCGCTATTTCTATCCGGCGTCAACGGTGAAGCTTCCGATTGCTTTGTTAGCCCTAGAATGGCTGGAAGAACAAAACATGGAGAACCTTACTGCCGAAACAACGATGTTGGTAGATTCAATCCGTCCTGCACAAAGAGCGGCATTAGCAGATTTATCCGCAAAAGACTCTCTTCCAAGCATAGCGCATTACATCAAGAAAATATTATTGGTCTCGGACAATGACGCTTACAATCGCCTTTATGAACTCCTTGGACAGGATTACATCAATGAAAAACTACAAGAAAAAGGACTTAATCACACAATCATAAACCACAGGCTCAGTTTTGCGGTAAGCCCGGAGGAAAACCGGATAGCCAACCCCATACGTTTTGTGGATTCTGCCGGAACTGTGATGTTGGAGCTTCCAGAACGAACTACCACACAGCACTATACTAATAGTAACAATCCCACAATAGGGGAATCATTCTACGTAGGGGATTCTTTGGTCATGAAGCCAATGAACTTTACCGAGAAGAATAAAATGGCGCTCTCAGACCTTCACGGAGTAGTCCAAAGAATTGTTTTCCCTATGTCTTTTGTAGAATCAGAGCGATTCTCTATCAATGAAGAACATCGGAATTTCATCCTTAAATACATGGGTATGCTTCCTGCGGAAAGTGATTACCCCAACTATCCAAAAGAAGAATACTGGGACACCTATTCTAAATTTTACCTGGATGGAAATGATAAAGGCGACATTCCCGATAACATCCGCATATTCAATAAAACCGGCCAGGCCTACGGGCATTTGCTAGATGCAAGTTATTATGTGGATTTCGAAAAAGGTATAGAGTTTTTCGTCTCTGCAGTGATCTATGTCAACGAAAACAACACGCTAAACGATGATCACTATGAATATGAAGAGATAGGATTTCCTTTTTTTGCTGAATTAGGAAAATACCTCTACCAACGTGAAACAAAACGTAAGAAAACGGTACCTGCCGATTTGAGGGGATTTACATTCGACTATTGA